From a single Leptospira levettii genomic region:
- a CDS encoding DUF4384 domain-containing protein, which yields MKRFLVLFSVAVLSVFSADRIGTTPVYKIAIEAYPSTEESRALRDFIKEQIQSTGRGQIVVAFPSSESKTWEFDKRGEATTETKTNLQSLTQVDKLVLVSQEDGQALVSFVDVLHETLEYRNGLPESLSKTLVADFLSYLDKKNIYLALSHTGSSTTSQVKINSLKSSYVAGEPIRFEIETAEDNYVYVVLVPENQKGEPVLLFPNPMQSDNFVKKGERITIPDKRISFKAAPTPSKDRIRAFVTREEWKEYQLRGKKEDPFYRLLPPAVTGTKTLARSLTPPPTITSPIEQSLVNEWEYQILSR from the coding sequence ATGAAACGTTTTTTGGTACTTTTCTCAGTTGCCGTTTTATCTGTATTCTCTGCAGATCGAATTGGTACAACACCAGTATATAAAATAGCGATAGAGGCCTACCCTTCCACGGAAGAAAGTCGGGCTTTGCGAGATTTTATCAAAGAACAAATCCAATCCACTGGTCGTGGGCAAATCGTGGTAGCCTTTCCTTCAAGTGAATCCAAAACCTGGGAATTTGACAAACGAGGGGAAGCGACAACGGAAACAAAGACCAATTTACAATCTCTGACCCAAGTGGATAAATTGGTCCTCGTTTCACAGGAAGATGGACAAGCACTTGTTTCCTTTGTGGATGTTTTACACGAAACGTTGGAATACCGAAATGGACTACCTGAGTCCTTATCTAAAACTTTGGTCGCAGACTTTCTCAGTTACCTAGACAAAAAAAACATCTACCTCGCTCTTTCCCACACAGGCTCTAGTACAACTTCCCAAGTCAAAATCAACTCACTCAAATCTTCGTATGTTGCCGGAGAACCGATTCGTTTTGAAATCGAAACTGCTGAAGACAATTATGTGTATGTTGTTCTCGTTCCTGAAAACCAAAAAGGGGAACCCGTATTGCTGTTTCCCAATCCTATGCAAAGTGACAACTTTGTGAAAAAGGGAGAAAGGATTACCATCCCAGACAAACGGATTTCCTTTAAAGCAGCACCAACTCCTTCAAAAGATAGGATTAGAGCCTTTGTCACAAGAGAAGAATGGAAAGAATACCAACTCCGTGGCAAAAAGGAAGATCCCTTCTACCGTTTATTACCACCAGCAGTCACTGGCACAAAAACATTGGCACGTTCCCTCACACCTCCTCCAACCATCACGTCACCAATCGAACAAAGTTTAGTGAACGAGTGGGAATACCAAATCTTATCTCGCTAA
- a CDS encoding LIC_12337 family protein yields the protein MKKTVFLLLFLGVSFQVSDYQNQTRKSEKTILSELLSDSIHFGFGSEKLWSATSADNWGFVRQSATWARGNSGIIDNLILALKNAGYFNNPTASRTDVLSNVNLSGFGSSTLTIKINTPTANVASTAYAGNKSFNHFLEIKKTGASTPSLQLFFDDPNTTLGNDGALVYYRLVDFGNPQFANVGDVITESYTGNDSIYGTKFQTYTWRNGPENSSWISKHGRVVLTEVDSGRQLCFRSVVRLSFTKLKEINPSNTTALDQLKTACGGSDQIYYVLAYMQKFDSPFLTTAKATFTTAGTKAETICGLSTSSFPGAKLSYGIFNINGYVTDQLNADQVPTNYPSPTVGGSDFMSVDEAFNRTYVAAGASISGQASLGVVKQYEETSKTYLDAFDGSAQNLTFK from the coding sequence ATGAAAAAGACAGTTTTTCTCCTTCTCTTTTTGGGTGTTAGTTTCCAGGTTTCAGACTACCAGAACCAAACACGTAAATCCGAAAAAACGATTCTCTCTGAATTATTAAGTGATTCCATTCATTTTGGATTTGGTTCCGAAAAACTTTGGTCAGCAACAAGTGCAGATAACTGGGGTTTTGTGAGACAATCGGCGACCTGGGCAAGAGGGAATTCTGGAATCATTGATAACTTAATTTTAGCATTAAAGAATGCTGGTTATTTTAACAACCCTACTGCCTCCCGTACGGATGTTCTCAGTAATGTCAACTTGAGTGGGTTTGGTTCTTCCACTCTAACAATTAAAATCAACACTCCAACGGCAAATGTTGCGTCTACTGCTTATGCAGGGAATAAATCCTTTAACCATTTTCTCGAAATTAAAAAGACAGGTGCTTCCACTCCTTCCTTACAATTATTCTTTGATGATCCAAACACAACTTTGGGCAATGATGGAGCGCTCGTTTACTACCGGTTAGTTGATTTTGGTAACCCACAATTTGCCAATGTAGGGGACGTAATCACCGAAAGTTACACAGGTAATGATTCGATTTATGGAACCAAATTCCAAACCTATACTTGGCGGAATGGCCCCGAAAACTCCTCTTGGATCAGCAAACATGGTCGAGTGGTGTTAACAGAAGTAGATTCTGGAAGGCAACTTTGTTTTCGTTCCGTTGTTAGACTTAGTTTTACCAAATTAAAGGAAATCAATCCATCGAATACAACTGCACTCGACCAATTAAAAACGGCTTGTGGTGGTAGTGATCAAATTTATTATGTTTTAGCATATATGCAAAAATTTGATTCACCTTTCCTAACAACAGCAAAAGCTACATTCACAACAGCTGGAACAAAAGCGGAAACTATCTGTGGTTTATCAACTTCATCCTTTCCCGGAGCCAAACTCTCTTATGGTATTTTTAATATCAATGGGTATGTAACTGACCAATTGAATGCAGACCAAGTTCCAACCAACTATCCAAGTCCCACTGTTGGTGGTTCCGATTTTATGTCTGTTGATGAAGCATTTAACAGAACCTATGTTGCAGCTGGTGCGAGTATTTCTGGGCAGGCAAGTTTGGGAGTCGTAAAACAATATGAAGAAACATCAAAAACGTATTTAGATGCTTTTGATGGATCTGCTCAAAATCTAACCTTTAAATAA
- a CDS encoding PHP domain-containing protein, protein MLLHIPGPVLEIEAKATRPSLWKYRYPLFAMAMIGILVFYQLAVVLLLRKSSEHSNSPFFGSKIMNPYKNWNGSMGEKISLHTHSNEVWFTPERHTIQEIKSEYTKEGFSNIAVTDYGQVSQTEDPFYIRGMEWGQNVKKRHILAIGIQKAFYDYFPIYASRENLNWVMDRMKKLGGYVILPHPKLFDSYSKEEMSALDGFQAVEVYSPFGDDAKILDTLLSSGKNVHCMASDDLHYFPETVVQKFDQPFWKDWIQTLGGQRGRKGESFLRYIVTNDGVKDQTAVMQSLQTGSFYCVKKFFQGALDPMVPQIQVNDKNQIQVTSKERYLEIRFIGQKGEILQVSPDTSSATYQMLESDPYVRVELIALTGSILSNAIFRTN, encoded by the coding sequence ATGTTACTGCACATTCCAGGTCCTGTCCTTGAGATAGAAGCGAAAGCCACAAGGCCTTCCCTTTGGAAGTACCGTTATCCTTTGTTTGCGATGGCTATGATTGGGATTCTCGTATTCTACCAACTTGCAGTGGTTCTACTCCTTCGAAAATCTTCAGAACATTCCAATTCACCATTTTTTGGATCTAAGATCATGAATCCTTACAAAAATTGGAATGGGAGTATGGGTGAAAAAATTTCCCTACATACACATTCTAATGAAGTTTGGTTCACTCCTGAGAGACATACGATTCAAGAAATCAAATCCGAATATACAAAGGAAGGTTTTTCCAATATCGCTGTCACAGATTACGGACAGGTTTCGCAGACAGAAGATCCATTCTACATCCGAGGAATGGAATGGGGACAGAATGTGAAAAAACGCCACATACTGGCAATTGGGATCCAAAAGGCATTTTATGATTATTTCCCTATTTATGCATCCAGAGAAAACTTAAATTGGGTTATGGATCGTATGAAAAAGTTAGGTGGTTATGTAATACTACCACATCCCAAATTATTTGACTCCTATTCAAAAGAAGAGATGTCTGCTTTAGATGGTTTCCAAGCGGTAGAAGTATACTCTCCGTTCGGTGATGATGCAAAAATATTAGATACATTACTCAGTTCAGGTAAAAATGTCCACTGTATGGCAAGTGACGATTTGCATTATTTTCCAGAAACAGTGGTGCAAAAATTTGACCAACCTTTTTGGAAAGATTGGATCCAAACATTAGGTGGACAACGAGGTAGGAAAGGCGAAAGTTTTTTGCGTTACATCGTGACAAATGACGGTGTAAAAGACCAAACGGCTGTTATGCAATCCTTACAAACGGGTTCTTTTTATTGTGTGAAAAAATTCTTCCAAGGGGCTCTTGATCCAATGGTTCCTCAAATCCAAGTGAATGATAAAAACCAAATCCAGGTGACTTCGAAAGAACGGTATTTGGAAATTCGTTTCATTGGGCAAAAGGGAGAAATTTTACAAGTGAGTCCCGATACGAGTTCTGCAACCTACCAAATGTTGGAATCGGATCCTTATGTCCGAGTGGAACTCATTGCACTCACAGGTTCGATTCTATCGAATGCCATATTTCGAACCAATTAA
- a CDS encoding ArnT family glycosyltransferase: protein MQFFTPKRTFFLLFLILSVYLFWGNVSPLIDQDEAAYAGFARTMAETGDYLNMEFPYSEPHRKPPLHFWITSFFFQTFGTSEFVLRLFPTICILGTAALTYHLAYVMFNSRTALYAFSILSFSLYFPLNGKIALVDSLLVFFGMLGFVNLHHFIRTSKWIYALLFWCSVSIGVLIKGPPILIFLGGTCFLLLFFAKIRPIIWKLHPWFGLPMALFPIFLWGYFSWQKDGGILIRWMVDWYILRRATNPVFGQSGPPGTYLVLFVITLFPWTRIYLSFLKEMFWRFVSHLNAKEIKDSIFSSFRNGILLPLSPRSFLMIGLVFSWIFYEFLSSKLPSYPLSAYPILSILLAEQLSKKHNQIYLYRLYLTTSILMILVIGFIVLPKFNEMRRETKSLAEIAKGRIQTNETLYSYGGLGIPSFAFYFHRPIKEIEWNEFMKVNGTILMTDSDRILFDSMGFKLKQMGEPISLYAYDRNKTLKLVLVKKEP, encoded by the coding sequence GTGCAATTTTTCACACCAAAACGAACCTTTTTCCTATTATTTTTAATTCTGTCTGTATATTTGTTTTGGGGGAATGTTTCTCCGCTGATAGACCAGGATGAAGCTGCCTATGCAGGTTTTGCGAGGACCATGGCGGAAACTGGAGATTATCTCAACATGGAGTTCCCCTATTCAGAACCTCACAGAAAACCACCTCTTCATTTTTGGATCACATCCTTTTTCTTCCAAACTTTTGGAACAAGTGAGTTTGTTCTAAGGTTGTTTCCCACAATTTGTATTCTTGGAACCGCAGCTCTAACATACCATTTAGCATACGTTATGTTCAATAGCAGAACAGCTTTGTATGCATTTAGTATTTTGAGTTTTTCTCTTTATTTTCCACTCAACGGAAAAATCGCACTTGTCGATTCCCTATTAGTTTTTTTTGGAATGTTGGGATTTGTAAACCTTCATCATTTTATCAGAACATCAAAATGGATCTATGCTTTACTATTTTGGTGTTCTGTGAGTATCGGTGTTCTCATCAAAGGACCACCCATCCTTATCTTTTTAGGAGGGACTTGTTTTCTCTTACTCTTTTTTGCAAAGATACGACCCATCATTTGGAAACTCCATCCCTGGTTCGGATTACCGATGGCTCTTTTTCCCATTTTTCTTTGGGGGTATTTTTCATGGCAAAAAGATGGAGGGATTCTCATTCGATGGATGGTCGATTGGTACATCTTACGTAGGGCCACGAATCCAGTTTTTGGACAATCAGGACCACCTGGCACCTATTTGGTGTTATTTGTGATAACACTTTTCCCATGGACAAGGATTTATCTTTCATTTTTAAAAGAAATGTTTTGGAGATTCGTGTCTCATTTGAATGCAAAGGAAATCAAAGATTCTATTTTTTCCTCCTTTCGGAATGGGATTCTTTTGCCACTCTCCCCTCGCTCTTTTTTGATGATTGGTCTCGTTTTCTCATGGATCTTTTATGAGTTTCTATCGAGTAAACTCCCTTCCTATCCTCTGTCTGCTTACCCAATCCTTTCCATCTTACTTGCTGAACAATTATCGAAAAAACACAATCAGATTTACTTATACAGGTTGTACTTAACAACTTCGATTCTGATGATCCTTGTGATTGGATTTATCGTTTTACCAAAATTTAATGAAATGAGAAGGGAAACAAAATCATTAGCTGAAATTGCCAAAGGGCGAATCCAAACAAATGAAACCTTATATTCGTATGGTGGACTTGGAATCCCAAGTTTTGCCTTTTATTTTCATAGACCCATCAAAGAAATCGAATGGAACGAATTCATGAAGGTAAATGGAACCATTCTTATGACAGACTCTGATCGAATTCTATTTGATTCCATGGGATTCAAACTGAAACAAATGGGAGAACCCATCTCCCTATATGCATATGATCGAAACAAAACCTTAAAACTAGTACTTGTAAAAAAAGAACCTTAG
- a CDS encoding thiol-disulfide oxidoreductase DCC family protein, protein MPVEKRKIVFFDGVCHLCMGSVQFLLKLNKTESLSFSAIGSKTFLELIPEPARNSLPDSILYWKEGKLYQESDAILSITKELTFPWRLGVLFWLVPRSLRNFLYRLIAKHRYQWFGKAETCMVPTPELKQRFLD, encoded by the coding sequence CTGCCAGTGGAAAAAAGGAAAATTGTTTTCTTCGATGGAGTGTGCCATCTTTGTATGGGTTCGGTTCAATTTTTATTGAAACTCAACAAAACAGAATCTCTCTCCTTTTCTGCAATTGGGTCCAAAACTTTTTTAGAACTCATTCCCGAACCTGCGAGAAATTCCCTACCTGATAGCATTTTGTATTGGAAAGAAGGTAAACTCTACCAAGAATCAGATGCCATCCTTAGTATCACAAAGGAATTAACTTTCCCATGGCGATTGGGAGTTCTCTTTTGGTTAGTACCTAGATCACTCCGCAATTTTTTGTATCGTTTGATCGCCAAACACCGGTACCAGTGGTTTGGCAAAGCGGAAACATGTATGGTACCAACACCCGAATTGAAACAAAGGTTTTTAGACTAA
- a CDS encoding M3 family metallopeptidase, which translates to MFPEFHSDNLSQKESTILKKMESNKEFIQSLLKKSPLSFQNFLKPYQRIQTELGDLVTEVSHINSVKNNEESQTIYSRLLPKLSEYYTDLGQNEEIYAALLKIQSTDKSLNEEQKKVLENEIRDFQLSGVGLNPTTKEELKNIRIQLSDLTNQFSQNVLNATNAFALYLKEEDVKGIPESDKNSAKQEDGTYKFTLHFPSYIAYMTYGENRKIRKELYDAYCTRAPENGALIETILDLRDKEAKLLGFETYAHLSLATKVANTPEEVITFLDHLAEKAKPIAEKEYTEIKSFAKKMGETQVEPWDLTYYSEKLKKESFSYDEEIYRPFLEKETVIHGTFQFLEQLLGVKFQEVKTSVWEPSVLCYDLVVEGETRSRLYLDLEVRSDKKGGAWMHNWKPHFKDESGNTELPIAFVVASFPKATATQPSLLRPSDVVTLFHELGHALHHLLSKVNEAFVSGVNGVEWDAVEFPSQFLENFVYEPKVLQLFAKHYQTKEPIPNSYIETMVKAKNFMSAMGVVRQIEFAKFDMLVHKEKPNEARVQEILNQVRKEIAVVVPPSYNKFQNSFTHIFAGGYAAGYYSYKWAELLSANAFYSFVDKGVFDLEHASHFRKTVLEKGGSANAMNLFRDFYGKDPDIQALLRLNGIAA; encoded by the coding sequence ATGTTTCCAGAATTTCATTCCGACAATTTATCACAAAAAGAATCGACCATTTTAAAGAAAATGGAGTCGAACAAAGAATTCATCCAATCTCTTCTCAAAAAAAGTCCCCTCTCATTTCAAAATTTTTTGAAACCATACCAAAGGATACAAACAGAACTTGGGGATTTGGTTACTGAAGTATCACATATTAACTCAGTTAAAAATAATGAAGAAAGCCAAACAATTTACAGTCGATTGTTGCCTAAACTAAGTGAATATTATACAGACTTAGGACAAAATGAAGAAATTTATGCAGCCCTACTCAAAATCCAATCCACTGACAAATCACTCAATGAAGAACAAAAAAAAGTTTTAGAGAATGAAATTCGAGATTTCCAATTGTCAGGTGTTGGACTCAATCCAACGACAAAGGAAGAACTGAAAAACATCCGTATCCAGTTATCTGATCTTACCAACCAATTTTCTCAAAATGTGCTAAACGCAACAAATGCTTTTGCCCTTTATTTGAAAGAGGAGGATGTAAAAGGAATTCCAGAAAGTGACAAAAATTCAGCCAAACAAGAAGATGGAACCTATAAGTTTACACTTCATTTCCCATCTTACATTGCTTATATGACTTATGGCGAAAACCGAAAGATCAGAAAAGAACTTTATGATGCCTATTGTACAAGGGCTCCAGAAAATGGTGCACTCATTGAAACAATTTTAGATTTAAGAGACAAAGAAGCAAAACTTCTAGGATTTGAAACCTATGCACATTTGAGTTTGGCTACAAAAGTTGCCAACACTCCAGAAGAAGTGATAACGTTTCTCGACCACTTAGCAGAAAAAGCGAAACCGATTGCAGAAAAAGAATACACAGAGATCAAATCTTTCGCTAAAAAAATGGGAGAAACTCAAGTGGAACCTTGGGATCTCACTTACTATTCAGAAAAATTAAAAAAAGAATCTTTTTCGTATGACGAAGAAATTTATAGACCATTTTTGGAAAAAGAAACTGTCATTCATGGAACCTTTCAATTTTTGGAGCAACTGCTTGGCGTTAAGTTCCAAGAAGTGAAAACAAGTGTATGGGAACCGTCAGTCCTTTGTTATGACTTGGTTGTGGAAGGGGAAACTCGTTCCCGTTTATACTTAGACTTGGAAGTGCGAAGTGATAAAAAAGGTGGGGCATGGATGCACAACTGGAAACCCCATTTCAAAGACGAATCTGGCAATACAGAACTTCCCATCGCCTTTGTCGTAGCAAGTTTTCCAAAAGCAACCGCCACTCAACCAAGTTTACTTAGACCAAGTGATGTTGTTACATTGTTTCATGAATTAGGACATGCACTCCATCATTTACTTTCTAAAGTGAATGAAGCATTTGTGAGTGGAGTCAATGGAGTAGAATGGGATGCGGTAGAATTTCCTTCTCAATTTCTCGAAAACTTTGTCTATGAACCAAAGGTATTACAACTGTTTGCGAAACATTACCAAACAAAAGAACCGATTCCCAACTCTTATATCGAGACAATGGTGAAAGCAAAAAACTTTATGTCTGCCATGGGAGTTGTTCGACAAATCGAATTTGCAAAATTTGATATGTTGGTTCATAAAGAAAAACCAAACGAAGCCAGAGTTCAAGAAATATTAAACCAAGTTAGGAAGGAAATAGCTGTTGTTGTTCCTCCTTCGTATAACAAATTCCAAAACTCGTTCACTCATATCTTTGCAGGTGGTTATGCTGCAGGTTATTATTCTTATAAATGGGCGGAACTATTGTCTGCGAATGCATTTTATTCATTTGTAGATAAAGGAGTGTTTGATTTAGAACACGCTTCCCATTTCAGAAAAACTGTTTTGGAAAAAGGTGGTTCTGCCAATGCCATGAATCTTTTCCGTGATTTTTATGGAAAAGATCCAGACATCCAAGCATTACTTCGATTGAACGGAATTGCTGCTTAA
- a CDS encoding SCO family protein — MKKILVLSFAIFLLFNILQCGSAIELTELPIGGNIEALDKSGTNVNFKNFSEPVLLVFFGYTYCPDFCPNTLAKIKSATEHFSEMEKKNFRVVFVSIDPERDSTETATKYVQFYIPNSIGYSFDPSTTNRLLKQYAAYVEKTKDGLAFDHSTYLYVLDSQRKTRKLIKSTDGKEVISKTILALSSNSVQSK; from the coding sequence ATGAAGAAAATTTTAGTTCTTAGTTTTGCCATATTCCTTTTATTTAATATTCTACAATGTGGTTCGGCAATTGAACTCACAGAACTTCCAATAGGTGGAAATATTGAAGCCTTGGACAAATCGGGAACGAATGTGAATTTCAAAAATTTCAGTGAGCCTGTTTTACTTGTTTTTTTTGGTTATACATATTGTCCTGATTTTTGTCCGAATACATTGGCAAAAATCAAATCTGCGACAGAACATTTTTCTGAAATGGAAAAGAAAAATTTCCGTGTAGTGTTTGTTTCTATCGATCCAGAAAGGGATTCTACAGAAACCGCAACGAAGTATGTTCAGTTTTATATTCCCAATTCGATTGGTTATAGTTTTGATCCGAGTACAACCAATCGATTGTTAAAACAATATGCTGCTTATGTGGAAAAAACGAAAGATGGTTTGGCTTTTGATCACTCGACGTATCTTTATGTTTTGGATTCCCAAAGGAAAACTCGAAAACTCATCAAGTCAACCGATGGGAAAGAGGTAATTTCCAAAACGATTTTGGCTTTAAGCAGCAATTCCGTTCAATCGAAGTAA
- a CDS encoding copper chaperone PCu(A)C, with product MFWTPIVPDVAKTTAVYGTIQNPTDSDVSILSVSSNQYKTVEFHTITTDKEGIMRMRKIDYPIVIKPKESIELSRNGTHLMLYEKENSSGELLIQIHFSNGLVQKHVVEKKSL from the coding sequence ATGTTCTGGACTCCCATCGTGCCTGATGTAGCAAAAACAACTGCTGTTTATGGAACCATCCAAAATCCAACTGATTCTGATGTTTCCATCCTTTCCGTTTCTAGTAACCAATACAAAACTGTTGAATTCCATACGATTACCACGGACAAAGAAGGGATCATGAGGATGAGAAAAATAGACTATCCGATCGTTATAAAACCAAAGGAATCAATTGAACTTTCACGCAACGGCACACACCTTATGTTATATGAGAAAGAAAATTCAAGTGGTGAACTTTTGATTCAAATTCATTTTTCAAATGGGTTGGTTCAAAAACACGTTGTGGAGAAAAAATCATTATGA
- a CDS encoding alpha/beta hydrolase encodes MRLIIKWVTAITLILSSFLLSTYNWSTGEYNYDSTRKFENFESFYQNELEISKKENTKPNNEEYLIRVSDEPTPIAILYLHGFGASRGEGEEVTNKLSEYFGANTYYVRLPGHGTNIEDHLNTPFQKYLQDAEDSLLYSKELGHKTVVIGTSMGGNIATYLAAKHPDLIDSLILASPFYDFDDPTAHIFRLYWGKSFIDAIKGEIRISKTDPKDESAKYWYLDQYYGAIQNILDLKRFMDKENPYPKVSTPTLLMYYYKSEREHDFVASIKAMLDVFDKIQKGPNANPKNRLLKIEDGAHVLLSKYVKSDKTLIEKEMIQFIKETTGAEEFKKSKKSKR; translated from the coding sequence ATGAGATTAATAATCAAATGGGTGACCGCAATCACTCTCATTCTTTCTTCCTTTCTACTATCCACTTACAATTGGTCTACTGGTGAATACAATTATGATTCCACTCGAAAATTCGAAAATTTCGAAAGCTTTTACCAAAATGAACTTGAGATCAGTAAAAAAGAAAATACAAAACCCAATAATGAAGAATATTTAATCCGAGTTTCAGATGAACCTACACCAATTGCAATTTTATACCTACATGGATTTGGTGCAAGCCGAGGTGAAGGGGAAGAAGTCACAAACAAACTGAGCGAATACTTTGGTGCCAATACTTATTATGTACGCCTGCCTGGCCATGGAACAAATATCGAAGACCACCTCAACACTCCATTCCAAAAATACTTACAAGACGCAGAAGATAGTTTACTTTATTCGAAAGAATTAGGACACAAAACAGTAGTTATCGGAACAAGTATGGGGGGAAACATTGCAACTTACCTTGCCGCAAAACACCCAGACTTAATTGATAGTTTAATCCTCGCGTCTCCTTTTTATGATTTTGATGATCCCACAGCTCACATCTTCCGATTATATTGGGGAAAATCTTTCATAGATGCCATCAAAGGTGAAATTCGAATTTCTAAAACTGATCCAAAGGATGAATCCGCTAAGTATTGGTATTTGGACCAATACTACGGTGCCATTCAAAATATTTTGGATCTAAAACGATTTATGGATAAAGAAAATCCTTACCCAAAGGTTAGCACACCTACCCTTTTAATGTATTATTATAAATCCGAAAGAGAACATGATTTTGTTGCTTCCATAAAAGCAATGTTAGATGTATTCGACAAAATCCAAAAAGGACCAAATGCCAATCCTAAAAACCGATTATTAAAAATCGAAGATGGGGCTCATGTCCTTCTTTCCAAATATGTAAAGTCTGACAAAACACTGATCGAAAAGGAAATGATCCAATTCATCAAAGAGACTACGGGTGCTGAAGAATTCAAAAAATCAAAGAAATCCAAACGATAA